One window from the genome of Canis aureus isolate CA01 chromosome 18, VMU_Caureus_v.1.0, whole genome shotgun sequence encodes:
- the ASB15 gene encoding ankyrin repeat and SOCS box protein 15 isoform X8: MNTSLKNCSSLRKLPLSKLYPVMDTNDDPDDDHLTSYDIQLSIQESIEASKSVFYSERFAPLSDQNRKLVEAIKQGHILELQEYVKYKYALDEADEKGWFPLHEAVVQPIQQILEIVLDESQRERQRQRQREKQAPCREPDVGLDSGTPGSHPELKVDAQPLSHPGVPILATFKTSSSYQTLWEFKTSDGETPLTLAVKAGLVENVRTLLEKGVWPNTKNDKGETPLLIAVKNGSYDMVFTLLKHNTSLDQPCMKRWSAMHEAAKLGRKDIIALLLNHGGNVHLRDGFGVTPLGVAAEHGHCDVLEHLIHRGGDVFALADDGASVLFEAAGGGNPDCISLLLEYGGSGNVPNRAGHLPIHRAAYEGHYLALKYLIPVTSKNAIQKSGLTPIHSAADGQNVQCLELLIENGFDVNTLLADHISESYDDERKTALYFAVSNNDIQCTEVLLAAGADPNLDPLNCLLVAVRANNHEIVRLLLSHGANVNCYFMHVNDTRFPSAIQYALNDEVMLRLLLNNGYRVEMCFDCMHGNIFGNSFVWSEIEEEVLPGWTSCVIKDNPRILAH, encoded by the exons AAACTGCCTCTTTCAAAATTATACCCAGTCATGGATACTAATGATGACCCCGATGACGACCATCTTACAAGTTATGATATTCAGCTCAGTATTCAAGAATCCATTGAAGCCAGCAAGTCTGTATTTTATTCTGAAAG ATTTGCACCACTAAGTGATCAAAACAGAAAACTTGTGGAAGCCATAAAACAAG GTCACATTCTTGAGCTCCAggaatatgtgaaatataaatatgcattgGATGAAGCTGATGAAAAAGGATGGTTTCCACTGCACGAAGCTGTTGTTCAacccattcaacaaatacttgaaatTGTTCTGGATG agtcccagagagagaggcagagacagaggcagagggagaagcaggctccatgcagggagcccgatgtgggactcgattctgggacaccaggatcacaccctgagctgaaggtagatgctcaaccactgagtcacccaggtgtcccaatcttgGCAACTTTTAAAACATCTT cATCCTACCAGACACTCTGGGAGTTCAAGACCTCTGATGGAGAAACACCCTTGACTTTGGCAGTCAAAGCTGGTCTGGTGGAAAATGTAAGAACTTTACTAGAAAAGGGAGTGTGGCCAAACACCAAAAATGACAAAGGAGAGACGCCCCTTCTGATTG CTGTAAAAAATGGCTCCTATGACATGGTGTTCACACTGCTTAAACACAACACCAGCCTTGACCAGCCCTGCATGAAGCGATGGTCAGCAATGCATGAAGCAGCCAAACTAGGCCGCAAAGATATCATAGCTCTGCTACTAAATCACGGAGGCAATGTCCACCTGAGAGATGGATTTGGGGTTACACCATTAGGCGTTGCTGCTGAGCATGGTCACTGTGATGTGTTGGAACACCTGATCCACAGAG GTGGTGATGTGTTTGCTTTGGCGGATGATGGGGCATCAGTGTTGTTTGAGGCAGCAGGAGGGGGCAATCCTGACTGCATTTCCCTCCTGCTGGAATACGGAGGAAGTGGAAATGTACCCAACAGAGCAGGGCATCTTCCAATACACCGAGCTGCCTATGAGGGACATTATCT tgctcTGAAGTATCTTATCCCAGTAACATCCAAAAATGCAATCCAGAAAAGTGGCCTAACACCAATTCACTCTGCAGCAGATGGACAAAATGTGCAATGCCTAGAACTGCTTATTGAAAATGGCTTTGATGTCAATACCCTGCTTGCTGACCACATTTCCGAGAGCTATGATGACGAGCGGAAGACGGCGCTGTATTTTGCCGTTTCTAACAATGACATCCAGTGCACAGAAGTCCTTCTGGCTGCAGGTGCAGACCCAAACCTAGATCCTCTCAACTGTCTACTTGTGGCAGTGAGGGCCAATAACCATGAAATTGTCCGGCTGCTTCTCTCCCATGGAGCTAACGTCAATTGTTATTTTATGCATGTGAATGACACGCGTTTCCCCAGTGCCATTCAGTATGCCCTCAATGACGAGGTAATGCTGAGGCTGTTGCTGAATAATGGCTACCGAGTGGAGATGTGCTTTGACTGCATGCATGGGAACATCTTTGGAAATTCATTTGTGTGGTCAGAGATAGAAGAAGAGGTACTACCAGGGTGGACATCTTGTGTAATAAAAGATAACCCG